TCTTCACCTTGTGGATGTAATTCTTGCACAGCCCAAGAGCTCCGTCGAAAAGGTGCCCGAACTCAACTGAAATGCCTGGCGGTACAGAAGGAGCCGACGTCGTAGTACTGAAGCAGGTGTGACTCATGCCGTCGATGCATAGATCCAAAGATGTGACAGCATCCATCCCCAAAAGGGTAGTCCCGTGGGACACTACGTAGAAGGTCAGGTGTGCCGAACGATCGGCGAAGGACACCGTCACCGTGAAGCATCCTTGAACAGGAATGCAGTGCTTGGAGAAGTCATACAGATTTACGGACGGCGGTTTCAAGGGGTGCTTCGCTGAAAAATGCGTCTGGTAGGTGTCAGCGGACATTATCGATACGGATGATCCAGTATCAATGAGGAAACGTATGTCTATATCCGATACTGTCAAGGTGATGAAAATCCCAGGTTTCTTCTTAGTAACGCCACGTTCCAGGTGCAGAACAGTCTGGGCATCAGCACAAGAAGGAGAATCCTGGGCAGGCTCTTCGCTAGTCAACTCTCGTAGGTGTCCTGCAGAACGGCAAACGGAACGGAAATGCCCCGTTTTATTGCATAAGAAACATCTTTGGTTCCGGGCCTTGCATGCCAAGGAATTTGCTAGGTGATTAGAAGAGCCGCAACGAAAGCATTGAGTTTTGCCTGTCGTGCGTTTGCTGTAGCGTTGAGCCCCTTGAAGTAACTTCCGATGCGGCTGTCTCGTTATTCGTTGAACCTCATCTTGCTGCGTTTCAACTGTAAATTCTCTGGACTCCTTCTGCGCCTGTTGAAATTGTCGAGCCAGTGCGAGCGTCCGGCTCAGCGTAAGGGAATGCCCTTCTAGGAGAAGACGGTCGCGTAGATGCGGAATATTGGTTGACTCTACAATCTGGTCGCGGAGCATAGAGTCCAGTGTCGTTCCAAAGTCACAGGTACTGGCAAGTTCTCGAAGCGCAATGACGTAGTCGTCGATGGCCTCACTGGGTAGCTGACGGCGATGGCGAAACCTGTGTCGCTCAGCAATGGGGTTGACCGCACAAGCGTAATGGGCATCCAAAACTTGCAGGGCAAGTTCCATTTCATCTGGTACCGTGCTCGTGGAACCCACTGACGTGGCAGCAGGCGAATCAGATAGAGGTAACAGGTTGAATATTCTCTGGCCTTCCGAACCAAGGCAATGGTAAAGGATAGCCTTCCGTCGACCGCTGGACTCGCTGTCCAAACCAGACGCAATTAAGTAGTTCCGGAAAGCTTTCTTCCATGACGGCCAGCACATCGCAGGTTTGCCGGGCCTCGGCAAGAACAATGAAGGTGGCGGTAATCCCAACATCATAAACAGCAAACAGGACGTACCCGAGGAAGCAGAATCTCCGCATGCAAGGTGATTTACCAGTCGTCGCCAAAATGGATAGCCTGTGGTGTCGTCCCAATCATGCAGCCACCACCTTCATTCCACATTCCATCCTTTCATGCCCATGACGATGGGTCTCCCCAAAACGTGCCACATCACACGACATCACACATTGTACACGTGCTTCAAAaactttcttttaaaaaatttgTCGATCATTTTGACCTTTTCTATCCGTAAAGCAGATGATAAACGTTAATGCCACACCAAAGTCTCATtgcggccgatgtctcaatacggccgaaagtctcaatacgtacggccgataatcctttaatccccaagtgtctcattacggccaaagtctcaatacggccgaaggtagtctcattacggccgaagatgtctcataacggccaaaagtcaaaatgtgtattgtaacatgcattgacatgcaatgttgctgccaggtatggatatacattccagagggtataagccatgcagtgtgcccttagggcccttatcatatatataaacatattgtgtgacaatcagtatgttaccataccacagcacaatgcagcatattgtgtaatctgtacaccccaaaggtagtgttgatgttgctgtgaagcagcaggctactaggtggagttagctgcttgtggagagctagatgaacatcggctttgttgtgacgttttttggagacatcctacagtca
This portion of the Ornithodoros turicata isolate Travis chromosome 3, ASM3712646v1, whole genome shotgun sequence genome encodes:
- the LOC135389589 gene encoding uncharacterized protein K02A2.6-like, with product MCWPSWKKAFRNYLIASGLDSESSGRRKAILYHCLGSEGQRIFNLLPLSDSPAATSVGSTSTVPDEMELALQVLDAHYACAVNPIAERHRFRHRRQLPSEAIDDYVIALRELASTCDFGTTLDSMLRDQIVESTNIPHLRDRLLLEGHSLTLSRTLALARQFQQAQKESREFTVETQQDEVQRITRQPHRKLLQGAQRYSKRTTGKTQCFRCGSSNHLANSLACKARNQRCFLCNKTGHFRSVCRSAGHLRELTSEEPAQDSPSCADAQTVLHLERGVTKKKPGIFITLTVSDIDIRFLIDTGSSVSIMSADTYQTHFSAKHPLKPPSVNLYDFSKHCIPVQGCFTVTVSFADRSAHLTFYVVSHGTTLLGMDAVTSLDLCIDGMSHTCFSTTTSAPSVPPGISVEFGHLFDGALGLCKNYIHKVKTRPDVKPVAGKLRQLPLTVRQQVSGELRRLEEQDVIERVTASEWVSPIVVAKKKDGSIRLCVDLREPNKAVVPDCFPLPHTDELLNALAGATKFSKLDLSSAYHQVPLHPDSRDLTAFITHDGLFRFKRVCFGLGSAPSAFQHMMSLVLKGCTACSSISMTSSSTDGLKRSIRRTFTAYCNVCLLKD